From the Pyxidicoccus trucidator genome, one window contains:
- a CDS encoding sulfotransferase domain-containing protein, whose protein sequence is MLDQLEGGTSFAYNVHITVQLTLRSLHHHETLLEGFHLDFDAFFSEELEGRGSWFSHLESWWPHRNDANVLHARFRQKLGISGDEL, encoded by the coding sequence TTGCTCGACCAGCTCGAGGGCGGCACCTCGTTCGCCTACAACGTCCACATCACCGTCCAGCTCACCCTGCGCTCGCTGCACCACCACGAGACGCTGCTGGAGGGCTTCCACCTGGACTTCGACGCCTTCTTCAGCGAGGAGCTGGAAGGCAGGGGCAGCTGGTTCTCCCACCTGGAGTCCTGGTGGCCGCACCGCAACGACGCCAATGTCCTCCACGCCCGCTTCCGCCAGAAGCTGGGCATCTCCGGCGACGAGCTGTAG
- a CDS encoding extracellular solute-binding protein gives MLRRVLLCAVLLAASACVTSQPKPPAEQPRQLKAVLFPYIPDSAGDNFASLKRRLEHDFEQFHPDIDLDVVFDKNLDLYDLNAGGTLEKFLSEGADAAQVVEIDTLLLGTLQSKGWIQPWPKEAGDAFPAARQAASIDGKSYGTPTYLCTNVVYSGSPSIHSATDGQSLVRTLTGLGPDKIPLATNYSGSWTLPAAYMDGWADTNSADRLSEALALPLDSKTLSVFDQVVNSCARGSSTNPCLDGTFKDNTKAEEAFASGQANAFMGYTERLFFIRKANPALPLPQIISVPLGMGTHPVVFVDALVLNAHCTGVCAADAQAFSEYMSTPEVRGIIALSQDAPQGSLPRYLLQASQSFYESPQARSDPMYQQYAPIVRGARAYPNRGFPENRKVLQKAIQQSLQGQPATR, from the coding sequence ATGCTTCGGAGAGTCCTGCTTTGCGCCGTCCTCCTGGCTGCGAGTGCCTGTGTCACCTCGCAACCCAAACCCCCGGCAGAGCAGCCTCGGCAGCTCAAGGCGGTTCTCTTCCCCTATATCCCCGACTCGGCGGGCGACAACTTCGCGAGCCTCAAGCGGAGGCTTGAGCACGACTTCGAGCAGTTCCACCCGGACATCGATCTGGACGTCGTGTTCGACAAGAACCTCGACCTGTATGACCTGAACGCTGGCGGCACCCTGGAGAAGTTCCTCAGTGAGGGGGCCGACGCCGCCCAGGTCGTGGAGATCGACACCCTGCTCCTGGGGACGCTCCAGTCCAAGGGCTGGATCCAGCCCTGGCCGAAGGAGGCAGGCGATGCGTTCCCGGCCGCGCGGCAGGCTGCCTCTATCGATGGCAAGAGCTACGGCACGCCCACGTACCTGTGCACGAACGTCGTGTACTCGGGCAGCCCCAGCATCCACTCCGCCACCGATGGCCAGTCACTCGTGCGGACCCTCACGGGCCTGGGGCCCGACAAGATTCCCCTCGCGACGAACTACAGCGGAAGCTGGACGCTGCCCGCCGCATATATGGATGGGTGGGCTGACACGAACTCGGCGGACCGGCTCTCCGAGGCCCTCGCGCTGCCACTGGACTCGAAGACCCTGAGCGTCTTCGACCAGGTGGTGAACAGCTGCGCCCGCGGCTCAAGCACCAACCCGTGCCTCGACGGCACCTTCAAGGACAACACGAAGGCCGAGGAGGCGTTCGCCTCCGGGCAGGCCAACGCCTTCATGGGGTACACCGAGCGCCTCTTCTTCATCCGCAAGGCCAACCCGGCGCTGCCCCTGCCGCAGATTATCTCCGTCCCGCTCGGTATGGGGACGCACCCGGTAGTGTTCGTGGACGCCTTGGTTCTCAACGCCCACTGCACCGGCGTCTGTGCGGCGGACGCTCAGGCATTCTCCGAGTACATGAGCACCCCCGAGGTGCGCGGCATCATCGCCCTCAGCCAGGACGCGCCTCAGGGCTCCCTGCCGCGCTACCTGCTCCAGGCGAGCCAGTCCTTTTACGAGAGCCCCCAGGCGCGCTCGGATCCCATGTACCAGCAGTACGCCCCCATCGTGCGCGGCGCCAGAGCGTACCCCAACCGGGGCTTCCCGGAGAACCGCAAGGTGCTCCAAAAGGCCATCCAGCAGAGCCTGCAGGGCCAGCCCGCGACCCGATAG
- a CDS encoding B12-binding domain-containing radical SAM protein has protein sequence MSVQTAQVIPAPPGSRRVIQVSIDWTRDKDPRLPLGHASIVAALRNAGVDVRAFSFAINNSGFSEEQVLRSILDGALGTESDQVDVALGVYVWNDGVVKRLLVALRQHGFRGRIVLGGPQVSYAGAGLEQIYPEADAFVRGYGEEVMVALASTSERIRFTGVHWAGQVDPGLQAQANLALLPSPFLGDVIELSGGQRFIRWETQRGCPFRCSFCQHREAGSRLRRRDIPLARLEREMELFVRSGVDDIAVLDPLFNLGDHALAVLRTFRRFGYRGRLSLQCHFSTLDDEFLDACEGLDVRLEFGLQTIHEREARAVERVNHLEKVLEGIRKLHARGTSFEVSIIFGLPEQTLTSFRRTVDFCLQQRVPVLKAFPLMLLRGTQLERERARWGLEENREPIPSVIRSHTFDEREWRQMEALAEALRRTEGWHPGCVEALDAWVLPSPDTAGWWSPAA, from the coding sequence ATGTCCGTTCAAACTGCACAGGTCATTCCTGCCCCTCCTGGGTCTCGGCGAGTCATCCAGGTGTCTATCGATTGGACCCGAGATAAGGACCCTCGGCTTCCGCTGGGGCATGCCTCTATTGTCGCGGCGCTGAGGAACGCGGGTGTGGATGTGCGAGCGTTCTCCTTTGCCATCAACAACTCTGGCTTCAGCGAGGAGCAGGTCCTGAGGAGCATCCTCGATGGTGCATTGGGGACCGAGTCGGATCAGGTGGACGTGGCACTTGGCGTCTACGTGTGGAACGACGGGGTGGTGAAGAGACTTCTGGTAGCGCTCAGACAGCACGGTTTTCGCGGGCGCATCGTTCTTGGAGGGCCGCAGGTTTCCTACGCGGGGGCGGGCCTCGAGCAGATCTATCCCGAGGCGGATGCCTTTGTTCGAGGGTATGGCGAAGAGGTCATGGTGGCACTCGCCTCCACCTCGGAGCGCATCCGGTTCACGGGAGTCCACTGGGCGGGGCAGGTGGACCCCGGCCTCCAAGCGCAGGCGAACCTGGCACTGCTGCCGTCCCCCTTCCTCGGCGATGTCATCGAACTCTCTGGGGGCCAGCGGTTCATTCGTTGGGAGACGCAGCGCGGATGTCCCTTCCGCTGCTCGTTCTGCCAGCATCGGGAGGCGGGTAGCCGCCTGCGGCGGCGGGACATTCCCCTGGCGCGGCTGGAGCGCGAGATGGAACTGTTCGTACGCTCGGGGGTAGACGACATCGCCGTGTTGGATCCACTCTTCAATCTCGGGGACCACGCCCTGGCGGTGCTGCGGACGTTCCGAAGGTTCGGCTATCGAGGGCGGCTGTCATTGCAGTGCCACTTCTCGACGCTGGATGACGAGTTCCTCGACGCCTGCGAGGGGCTCGACGTGAGGCTTGAATTCGGCCTTCAGACCATCCACGAGCGCGAGGCTCGCGCAGTGGAGCGGGTGAACCATCTGGAGAAAGTGCTGGAAGGCATTCGCAAACTCCATGCGAGGGGCACCTCATTCGAGGTCTCTATCATCTTCGGCCTACCCGAGCAGACGCTGACGTCCTTCCGGAGAACGGTCGACTTCTGCCTGCAGCAACGGGTGCCGGTGCTAAAGGCATTTCCTCTCATGCTGCTGCGGGGCACCCAGTTGGAGCGCGAGCGGGCACGGTGGGGGCTAGAAGAGAATCGCGAGCCCATTCCCAGCGTCATCCGCAGTCACACGTTTGATGAGCGGGAGTGGAGGCAGATGGAGGCACTCGCGGAAGCGCTCCGTAGGACGGAGGGGTGGCATCCCGGCTGTGTCGAAGCTTTGGATGCGTGGGTGCTTCCTTCCCCAGATACGGCGGGCTGGTGGTCACCGGCAGCCTGA
- a CDS encoding DUF2379 family protein, translated as MDEGTMALLREASRRTANGSNRLTDALHRMWSRQKADDTGLRTWPP; from the coding sequence ATGGATGAGGGAACCATGGCGCTTCTTCGCGAGGCATCGCGCCGCACCGCAAACGGCTCCAACCGGCTTACGGACGCACTGCATCGAATGTGGAGTCGCCAGAAGGCGGACGACACAGGACTGAGGACGTGGCCACCGTAG